In one Dehalococcoidia bacterium genomic region, the following are encoded:
- a CDS encoding alpha-hydroxy-acid oxidizing protein, which translates to MEFLSNEEIVQRARVNLHQGAWDYLVGASESETTMRRNRLAFDQVAFRPRVLVDVSSVDTSTTFLGQNLKIPVLLAPIGSLQVFNPEGGAASTRAAAEYGVMHVVSSVTEPGLEDIAAAVDHPKVFQLYLHGDWAWIEERVGAIKDAGYIGLCITVDTAHYSRRERPLLTRYLTPTRRAPRNPSHAASVTWETAARIKELAGLPFMLKGIATAEDAKIAIEHGVDVIWVSNHGGRQLDHGQGTLEMLPEIVEAVDGKATIVLDGGIQRGTDVLKAVALGADAVAIGKLQGWGIAAAGCEGVVRVLELLEDEITVAMALMGVTSIDQLNPNFVCKADPVVMAHEMSAWTNMPGGRIG; encoded by the coding sequence CCAGAGAGCACGGGTGAACCTGCACCAGGGCGCGTGGGACTACTTGGTGGGCGCGTCTGAGTCTGAGACGACCATGCGCCGCAACCGGCTGGCTTTCGACCAGGTTGCATTCCGCCCCCGGGTGCTGGTCGATGTCTCCAGTGTAGACACGTCCACGACATTCCTGGGACAGAACCTGAAGATCCCGGTGTTGCTTGCACCAATTGGCTCGCTCCAGGTCTTTAATCCCGAGGGAGGCGCGGCTTCCACCAGGGCTGCGGCCGAGTACGGCGTCATGCACGTCGTAAGCTCTGTCACGGAGCCCGGACTTGAGGATATTGCCGCTGCGGTCGACCACCCAAAGGTATTCCAGCTTTACCTCCACGGCGACTGGGCGTGGATCGAAGAGCGTGTCGGTGCGATCAAGGACGCTGGGTACATCGGTCTCTGCATCACCGTGGACACCGCCCACTACAGCCGGAGAGAGCGGCCGCTGCTGACGAGGTATCTCACACCCACGCGCCGCGCCCCGCGCAATCCATCCCATGCGGCTTCGGTCACCTGGGAGACAGCGGCTAGGATCAAGGAACTTGCCGGACTGCCGTTCATGCTCAAGGGCATCGCGACCGCCGAGGACGCGAAGATCGCAATAGAGCACGGCGTGGATGTCATCTGGGTGTCCAACCACGGTGGACGACAGCTAGACCACGGACAGGGAACGCTTGAGATGCTGCCTGAGATCGTCGAGGCTGTCGACGGCAAGGCGACGATAGTACTGGACGGTGGCATACAGCGCGGCACTGACGTCCTCAAGGCCGTCGCTCTTGGCGCCGACGCTGTCGCAATCGGAAAGCTCCAGGGCTGGGGAATTGCTGCCGCCGGATGCGAGGGTGTAGTCAGGGTGCTGGAACTTCTGGAAGACGAGATCACCGTCGCTATGGCTCTCATGGGTGTAACCTCGATTGACCAGCTCAACCCGAACTTCGTCTGCAAGGCCGATCCGGTCGTGATGGCACACGAAATGAGCGCATGGACAAACATGCCCGGCGGTCGCATCGGGTAG
- a CDS encoding VOC family protein: MPYLINHVHIRSADPSASADWYAEHFGATKVSEREVMPGTVTISMDMGSPVRLNISSQVAGSSDERASAELNRLGLEHFGFDVEDIESDIDRLSAAGVRVVLPITEVAGGAKLAYIEGPDDVLIELVQPPG, from the coding sequence ATGCCATACCTCATCAACCACGTTCACATACGATCAGCAGATCCCTCCGCGTCGGCGGACTGGTACGCCGAACACTTCGGTGCCACGAAGGTCTCCGAGCGCGAGGTCATGCCCGGCACAGTGACGATCAGCATGGACATGGGCTCGCCCGTCCGCCTGAACATCTCATCACAGGTGGCGGGGTCTTCAGACGAGCGCGCCTCTGCGGAACTGAACCGGCTGGGCTTGGAGCACTTCGGGTTCGACGTCGAGGACATCGAGTCCGACATCGACCGGCTGTCCGCTGCGGGAGTCCGGGTCGTTCTGCCCATCACCGAGGTGGCAGGCGGCGCAAAGCTCGCCTACATCGAGGGCCCGGACGACGTCCTCATCGAGCTGGTGCAGCCACCCGGCTGA